A region of Fusarium keratoplasticum isolate Fu6.1 chromosome 6, whole genome shotgun sequence DNA encodes the following proteins:
- a CDS encoding F-box domain-containing protein, protein MPRNLALMSLPDEILLEIFALFPKHLLLRLRCASRAFALLATPGAFRSFRLRAYRDEPQRFIQIATSERLRNHVREVTCDTWCGPELNRRAVYDMEAVQAYSDFLTALPYIASFGNLEAFHLRLGTSQEEARVIRSTVIEHVFQYLAGISLEQPFDEKPHPTLPIDPPTPIQLKTLTISNLEDSINTKLIKLEAFKVVTSSPSLVDLRLYLATDTKSLTQSSSNKCSDQSDMLDSLPYTWLRPSIAGHLQVLSLYCHESWGWFPKMDFRLVGAGDGMPQLKVLALGNYTFSHEWQVEWVGSLGIEKLYLDGCAILFQASKWRGMLLDQSETVLHGSDGRVHSFSNSGYYVKPARPRSGDVAEAMHGTLRWNYLLSHWAQSMTNLRVFKIGKGHWDDIPNEAVDPSYYQRLYGASSQEVTNQPFTHHGFRYFEHPSPGTTGSGIRKYGTVISGDDEDMLKYVYWTEEYTDYDEIWKRREDERKVVTDEEWRRKYAKDECRKLTDEDRARDKAALEAMISAVGARRARMNISGARWEV, encoded by the coding sequence ATGCCTCGCAACCTGGCTTTGATGTCCCTTCCCGATGAAATATTACTAGAAATCTTTGCGCTTTTCCCcaagcatctcctccttcgTCTAAGATGCGCCAGTCGCGCGTTCGCTCTCCTCGCCACGCCGGGTGCGTTTCGAAGCTTCCGACTTCGGGCCTATCGCGATGAACCACAACGCTTCATACAAATTGCCACATCTGAAAGGCTTCGGAATCATGTTCGCGAAGTCACTTGCGATACCTGGTGTGGCCCGGAGTTGAATAGACGAGCGGTCTATGATATGGAAGCTGTTCAAGCTTACTCGGATTTCTTGACCGCACTCCCTTATATCGCCTCTTTCGGGAACCTGGAGGCCTTTCACTTGAGGCTTGGAACCAGTCAAGAAGAGGCACGGGTCATCCGAAGCACAGTTATTGAGCACGTCTTTCAATATCTGGCAGGGATCTCGCTTGAACAGCCCTTTGACGAGAAACCCCACCCAACTCTTCCTATCGACCCTCCTACTCCTATTCAACTCAAGACTCTTACAATATCCAACCTGGAGGACAGCATAAATACGAAGCTCATCAAGTTAGAGGCATTCAAGGTTGTTACTAGTTCGCCAAGCCTCGTTGACCTTCGCCTGTACCTCGCTACCGATACCAAGAGCCTCACACAGTCCTCCAGTAACAAGTGTTCAGATCAGTCCGACATGCTTGACTCACTTCCATATACCTGGCTCAGGCCCTCGATTGCTGGTCATCTTCAGGTACTTTCCCTATACTGCCACGAATCATGGGGCTGGTTCCCAAAGATGGACTTTCGACTCGTCGGTGCGGGTGACGGAATGCCCCAACTCAAGGTTCTCGCCCTTGGCAACTACACGTTTAGCCACGAATGGCAAGTCGAATGGGTTGGGTCTCTAGGCATAGAGAAACTCTACCTGGATGGCTGCGCTATCCTTTTCCAAGCCAGCAAATGGAGGGGCATGCTGCTGGATCAAAGCGAGACTGTGCTCCACGGCTCTGATGGAAGAGTGCATAGCTTCTCTAATAGTGGCTACTATGTCAAACCAGCGAGACCGCGATCCGGAGATGTAGCCGAGGCTATGCATGGAACCCTTCGCTGGAATTATCTGCTTTCACATTGGGCACAGTCCATGACTAACTTACGAGTTTTTAAGATTGGCAAAGGCCACTGGGATGATATCCCAAACGAGGCTGTCGACCCAAGTTACTATCAGAGGCTCTATGGGGCGAGCAGTCAAGAAGTCACGAATCAGCCTTTCACACATCACGGGTTTCGATACTTTGAGCACCCATCCCCAGGAACAACTGGCAGTGGCATACGCAAATACGGTACAGTTATTTCTGGGGATGACGAAGACATGCTCAAGTACGTGTACTGGACGGAGGAGTATACCGACTACGATGAAATATGGAAGAGACGAGAAGATGAGCGGAAAGTCGTGACAGATGAAGAGTGGCGGAGGAAGTATGCGAAAGATGAGTGCAGGAAGCTCACAGACGAGGATAGGGCGAGAGATAAGGCAGCGTTGGAAGCGATGATTTCTGCTGTTGGTGCCAGAAGAGCGCGCATGAATATATCAGGAGCTAGATGGGAAGTATAG
- a CDS encoding Bac-luciferase domain-containing protein, which yields MSTETPAVAAKPKKQLIINAFVESCSGHQSPGLWRHPDDRSWDFNNISHWVKLAQLLEKGKFHGIFIADVLGSYDVYKGPRNPDPAIISGAQWPVNEPLATVPAMAAATKNIGFGVTVATTYEQPYHLARRLSTVDHLTGGRLGWNIVTGYLDSAARNLGHTEQPSHDERYAIAEEYVDVTYKLWQSSWRDDAVKLDREKGVYTDPSLVRLINHEGKYYNVPGPHICQPSPQRTPLILQAGTSKAGKNFAAKHAEAIFVAGHSPAVVAKNVAEIRALAKEQFNRDPASIKFLAMFCPIIGKTQEEADARYKELVSYGSEDGALALFGGWTGIDLAQYGDDEELRYVESNAIRSAVESWSKSLPGVPKWTKHTVANHIKVGGLGATVAGTPERIADEMERWIDEADIDGFNLSYALLPATFEEVISDLLPVLRKRGLFWDDYAVDGGTYRENLYGKKGLARPPADHPAAQYHWTKDQA from the exons ATGTCAACCGAAACACCCGCTGTGGCTgcaaagcccaagaagcagctcatcatcaatgcGTTTGTAGAGTCTTGCAGTGGTCATCAGTCTCCTGGTCTCTGGAGACACCCGGATGATCGCTCCTGGGACTTTAACAATATCAGTCACTGGGTGAAGCTCGCGCAGTTGCTAGAAAAGGGAAAGTTTCACGGCATCTTTATTGCCGACGTTCTC GGATCTTATGATGTCTACAAAGGGCCTCGAAACCCAGACCCAGCCATCATCTCTGGCGCTCAATGGCCCGTCAATGAGCCCCTGGCCACGGTTCCTGCCATGGCAGCTGCCACTAAGAACATTGGCTTTGGTGTAACTGTTGCGACTACTTACGAGCAGCCATATCATCTGGCACGCCGTCTGAGCACCGTGGATCACCTAACAGGTGGACGACTTGGCTGGAACATTGTGACGGGCTACCTTGACTCTGCTGCCAGAAACCTGGGGCACACTGAGCAGCCtagccatgatgagagaTATGCCATTGCCGAGGAATACGTCGACGTCACATACAAGCTCTG GCAATCCTCATGGCGTGACGATGCAGTCAAACTAGACCGTGAAAAGGGAGTCTACACCGACCCTTCTCTCGTCCGCCTCATTAATCACGAGGGAAAGTACTACAACGTCCCAGGCCCTCATATCTGCCAGCCATCCCCCCAGCGCACTCCCCTCATCCTTCAAGCCGGCACCTCTAAAGCCGGAAAGAACTTTGCCGCCAAGCACGCAGAGGCGATCTTTGTGGCTGGTCACAGTCCTGCCGTGGTTGCCAAGAACGTGGCAGAAATTCGCGCCCTTGCAAAGGAGCAGTTTAACCGTGATCCTGCATCGATTAAGTTCTTGGCTATGTTCTGTCCTATCATTGGAAAgacgcaagaagaagcagacgCGAGATACAAAGAGCTCGTGAGCTATGGTTCTGAAGATGGAGCTCTGGCTTTGTTTGGCGGCTGGACGGGTATCGACCTCGCTCAGtacggcgacgacgaagagctTCGATACGTCGAGTCCAACGCGATCCGCTCAGCTGTCGAATCGTGGTCCAAGTCTCTGCCTGGTGTTCCAAAGTGGACAAAGCACACGGTAGCAAACCACATCAAGGTGGGCGGACTGGGAGCAACAGTGGCCGGAACACCGGAGCGTATCgccgacgagatggagaggtGGATTGACGAGGCTGACATTGACGGCTTCAACCTATCTTATGCCCTCCTTCCGGCAACATTTGAGGAGGTTATTTCTGATTTGCTGCCTGTGCTGAGGAAGCGAGGTCTCTTTTGGGATGACTACGCTGTCGACGGGGGAACTTATCGAGAGAACCTGTACGGGAAGAAGGGTCTTGCGAGGCCTCCAGCGGATCATCCGGCAGCACAGTATCACTGGACCAAGGATCAGGCGTAA
- a CDS encoding Zn(2)-C6 fungal-type domain-containing protein, which yields MPGVPSGKGCDACRKQKKKCDQAKPACARCARLNIPCIGSGKQRYKFKVQTLEIGSDSGSPQIVDTDEDTSSSSSQSSSSPLSFQALVRTPSSPTNTITNTLISRLEITDLRYDITCYGDFLRHIPARLGRNEALDTSADALATTFSTLHKPQGHQSVDALTKYVRALKSLRVVLSDPRKARTPETMCAVYLIMICQGWLGREDDQHTSHGEGLAYLLRAAAQENWKAGFETEMVLTFCVPVIIESITNPKVRLDKWFWDMLDNFRRSNPPTSTAEGAQARNVRENSGGIPSLRMRNLGMIPDFINQPELHRMEITCAYHRLRLDMEKMSHIVQAVSLPPGSSPTVMQLRLSRSYYSAYSVLLCIIIIINHLMQAFDPYSLSLVSEGALFCSEVITMAHNISQYRPLGASHVPLTLAIAWAATDEPVMKGQLEALLSEYQEDWTVTKWLTMGYWWRSKFAELRERLAPRIQSQEQELALIKEGEAAHNPEQAPEQCCVQ from the exons ATGCCGGGTGTTCCGTCTGGCAAGGGCTGCGATGCCTGCAGGAAGCAGAAGAAAAAG TGCGACCAGGCAAAGCCCGCATGTGCGAGATGTGCGAGGCTCAACATCCCCTGCATCGGCTCGGGAAAGCAGCGATACAAGTTCAAGGTCCAGACGCTGGAGATCGGCTCAGACAGTGGAAGCCCACAGATCGTCGACACGGACGAGGACACGTCCAGTAGCAGCTCCCAGAGTTCTTCGTCCCCTTTGAGCTTCCAGGCTCTGGTGCGGACGCCTAGCAGCCCGACAAACACCATTACCAACACCCTGATATCACGCCTGGAGATCACCGACCTTCGGTACGACATTACCTGCTACGGAGACTTTCTACGTCACATCCCCGCTCGCCTTGGTCGTAACGAGGCCCTGGACACGTCTGCAGATGCCTTGGCCACCACGTTTTCCACCCTCCACAAACCACAGGGCCACCAGTCGGTAGACGCCCTTACAAAGTATGTGCGCGCACTCAAGTCCCTACGAGTGGTCCTTAGCGACCCCCGCAAGGCCCGAACCCCAGAGACCATGTGCGCCGTCTACCTCATCATGATCTGCCAG GGCTGGCTCGGCAGAGAAGATGATCAGCACAcgagccatggagaaggcTTGGCATATCTCCTTCGGGCTGCGGCTCAAGAGAATTGGAAGGCCGGTTTCGAGACGGAGATGGTCCTAACATTTTGTGTGCCAGTG ATCATAGAAAGCATCACAAACCCCAAAGTTAGACTAGACAAGTGGTTCTGGGACATGCTCGACAACTTTCGAAGATCCAACCCCCCGACGAGCACCGCAGAAGGCGCCCAAGCACGAAACGTCAGAGAAAACTCGGGAGGAATACCAAGTCTCCGCATGCGCAATCTCGGCATGATCCCAGACTTTATAAACCAGCCGGAGCTGCACCGGATGGAGATAACATGCGCCTATCACCGGCTGCGCCTGGACATGGAAAAGATGTCGCACATCGTTCAGGCTGTTAGCTTGCCTCCTGGGTCCTCGCCGACGGTTATGCAGCTACGACTTTCACGATCTTATTACTCGGCGTACTCGGTTTTACTTTGCATCATCATTATAATCAACCACCTCATGCAAGCATTTGACCCATACAGCTTATCCCTGGTTTCAGAGGGGGCTCTGTTCTGTAGTgaggtcatcaccatggcccaCAACATCAGCCAATACCGACCACTCGGAGCAAGCCACGTGCCGTTGACTCTGGCAATTGCATGGGCAGCGACAGATGAGCCCGTCATGAAGGGGCAGCTAGAAGCACTACTCTCCGAGTACCAGGAGGACTGGACGGTGACCAAGTGGCTGACGATGGGATACTGGTGGAGGAGTAAGTTTGCAGAGCTCCGTGAGCGATTGGCACCAAGGATCCAATCTcaggagcaggagctggCGTTGATCAAGGAAGGTGAAGCGGCACATAATCCTGAACAGGCTCCAGAGCAGTGCTGCGTTCAATAA
- a CDS encoding Acyl-CoA-dh-2 domain-containing protein, with the protein MATHTFESTDPAVYAEYEAQWSDLPKDAEGWIKRAQDVADVLAKDVVVREQANKSPKAEVSLLKHSGLLKILGPAKYGGGEQPWSVGFRAVREVAKKDGSIGMLLGYHLVWATAANVVGSPEQADRTQKLIITNNSFVGGAVNPRDSDLKIISDGDKIVFNGFKNFSTGGVISDLTVLEGVYGEKEEHIFAVVPTQQAGIQFKHNWDNIGVRLTESGSVNIENVSAPWSDALGWDAEAKKPDPNILAIPFASLLLPTVQLNFANLYLGIAAGALEYASQYTLKSTRAWPYGGDNKEKATDEFYILSTYGNFLAHIRAAEALAEKVIAKTDEIYAKYSTNRSQVTAEQRGEFAEWVASLKVVTTDTGLKVTAGVFEVTGSRATASKAGLDRFWRDLRTHTLHDPVAYKNRELGRYHLLGEYPEPTWYT; encoded by the exons ATGGCTACCCATACCTTTGAGAGTACAGACCCTGCCGTCTACGCCGAGTATGAGGCTCAGTGGTCGGATCTTCCCAAGGACGCAGAGGGTTGGATCAAGCGTGCCCAAGATGTTGCTGATGTGCTAGCCAAGGACGTTGTCGTCCGTGAGCAGGCCAACAAGTCCCCCAAGGCTGAAGTTTCTCTTTTGAAGCATTCTGGTCTGCTCAAGATTCTTGGTCCGGCCAAGtatggtggtggtgagcagccttggagtGTTGGGTTTAGGGCGGTTCGCGAGGTTGCCAAGAAGGATGG CTCGATTGGTATGCTGCTGGGCTATCATCTCGTGTGGGCAACTGCCGCCAACGTCGTTGGCAGCCCTGAGCAAGCCGACAGAACGCAAAAGCTCATCATTACCAACAACTCCTTTGTCGGAGGAGCTGTCAACCCCCGTGACAGCGATCTCAAGATCATTTCTGATGGTGACAAGATCGTCTTTAACGGTTTCAAGAATTTCAGCACCGGAGGCGTCATCTCAGATCTGACCGTCCTGGAGGGCGTCTACGGAGAAAAGGAAGAGCACATCTTTGCTGTCGTTCCTACACAACAGGCTGGTATCCAGTTTAAGCATAACTGGGATAACATTGGTGTGCGGTTGACAGAGTCTGGAAGTGTCAACATCGAGAATGTGTCGGCTCCTTGGAGTGATGCTCTGGGGTGGGATGCTGAGGCTAAGAAGCCCGATCCTAACATTTTGGCTATTCCTTTTGCCAGCTTGCTTCTCCCCAC TGTGCAGCTGAACTTTGCCAACCTGTACCTGGGCatcgctgctggtgctcTCGAGTACGCATCTCAGTACACCCTCAAGAGCACCCGAGCCTGGCCCTATGGCGGCGAC aacaaggaaaaggccaCTGACGAGTTCTACATCCTCTCCACCTACGGCAACTTCCTCGCCCACATCCGCGCAGCCGAAGCCCTAGCCGAAAAAGTCATCGCCAAAACCGACGAAATCTACGCCAAGTACTCCACCAACCGATCCCAAGTCACAGCCGAGCAGCGCGGCGAGTTTGCCGAATGGGTCGCCAGCCTCAAGGTGGTCACCACCGACACTGGTCTCAAAGTCACGGCAGGCGTGTTTGAGGTTACCGGGTCGAGGGCTACGGCTTCTAAGGCTGGGTTGGATCGGTTCTGGAGGGATCTTAGAACGCATACGCTGCATGATCCTGTTGCTTATAAGAATCGGGAGTTGGGGAGGTATCACTTGCTTGGGGAGTATCCTGAGCCTACGTGGTATACTTAG
- a CDS encoding Peptidase M20 domain-containing protein 2 → MLIRLDNLTEQARLLINSRLDDLDSSLHQQINKAIHSHPETAYEEFFAHDTIAKYLQDLGFRVTKHAYGLKTSFEASLGSGGRQAVFCAEYDALPGIGHGCGHNLIATASVGAFLGAAHALATLKIPGRLRLLGTPAEENGCGKGRLIEAGAFDPPEEVAAAIMAHAVPASLIGSDTGVAGLRLISSHQFRVEFRGHAAHAGGEPWNGVNALDAAVAAYSNVSLLRQQIHPDERIHGVIEDGGTIPGVIPDYTRMHWNVRSPTMERGEKLLQRVKACLEAGAAATGCRINYILQVPSFKINLAALLTVCSSPTYMDLRVNQTLCKAYVQDMARLGQTVALNMAEPATASTDMGNVSYLVPSFHGAFTITSDPNVAIHSPKFREAASTDEAHATAIKTAKGMAMLAMRVLIEENIASGARRDFETDH, encoded by the coding sequence ATGTTGATACGACTGGATAACCTCACCGAGCAAGCCCGGCTACTCATCAATAGCCGGCTGGACGACCTTGACTCGTCTCTACATCAGCAAATCAACAAAGCCATCCACTCCCATCCCGAAACCGCATACGAAGAATTCTTTGCCCACGACACCATCGCCAAATACCTGCAGGACCTCGGCTTCCGGGTCACAAAGCACGCCTACGGCCTCAAGACTAGCTTCGAAGCTTCACTCGGCTCCGGTGGACGGCAAGCCGTCTTTTGCGCCGAATATGATGCTCTGCCAGGCATTGGACATGGTTGTGGTCATAATCTCATCGCTACAGCATCCGTTGGTGCATTCCTTGGTGCAGCTCACGCTCTAGCAACGTTGAAGATCCCTGGCCGTCTTCGTCTCTTGGGAACTCCAGCTGAAGAAAACGGCTGCGGCAAGGGCAGGCTGATAGAAGCCGGTGCTTTTGATCCTCCGGAAGaggtcgccgccgccatcatggcacaTGCGGTCCCTGCGTCCCTAATCGGTTCAGACACGGGCGTGGCAGGCCTGAGATTAATCTCGAGTCACCAGTTCCGTGTTGAATTCAGAGGACATGCAGCACACGCAGGCGGAGAACCATGGAATGGTGTGAATGCCCTTGACGCGGCTGTGGCGGCGTACAGCAACGTGTCTCTTCTTCGACAGCAGATCCATCCTGATGAACGGATCCACGGTGTTATTGAAGATGGTGGCACAATCCCTGGCGTCATTCCTGACTACACTCGGATGCACTGGAACGTGCGAAGTCCAACCATGGAACGAGGGGAGAAGCTCCTACAGCGAGTCAAGGCTTGCTTGGAAGCTGGTGCTGCCGCAACAGGTTGTCGGATCAACTACATCTTGCAAGTTCCTAGCTTCAAAATCAATCTTGCAGCGTTACTGACAGTCTGTAGTTCTCCAACTTATATGGACCTGAGAGTCAACCAAACACTCTGTAAAGCCTACGTCCAAGACATGGCACGACTCGGACAAACCGTTGCCTTAAACATGGCCGAGCCAGCAACAGCTTCGACAGACATGGGCAACGTATCCTATCTAGTGCCCAGTTTCCACGGCGCTTTCACCATCACTTCGGATCCCAATGTAGCCATCCATAGTCCCAAGTTTCGCGAGGCGGCCAGCACGGATGAGGCTCATGCCACGGCGATAAAGACAGCCAAGGGGATGGCAatgttggcgatgagggtATTGATTGAGGAGAATATTGCATCTGGAGCCAGGAGAGATTTTGAGACTGACCATTAG